In Fundidesulfovibrio magnetotacticus, a single window of DNA contains:
- a CDS encoding class I SAM-dependent methyltransferase, whose protein sequence is MPETAAKAPQTAPCQPDYTRGERQCLHVEELGRTWKLHRTADMETLWENLGREEFGEDERMPYWAELWPASMLLCRWLGRNRELVRGKACLDIGCGLGLTGIVGAWLGARVVGMDHQWPAVYFSRENARLNGVDGPLWTRMDWCAPAFKPRAFDVMWGGDIVYETRFYHPLTRLFRDHLAPGGRIWLAEPRRSVSRPVWERLAGDGFAVRKLLTEPVPVEGYEVTVNLWELSLPE, encoded by the coding sequence ATGCCCGAGACGGCCGCCAAGGCCCCGCAGACCGCACCCTGCCAGCCCGACTACACCCGGGGCGAGCGCCAGTGCCTCCACGTGGAGGAACTGGGCCGCACCTGGAAGCTCCACCGCACGGCGGACATGGAGACCCTCTGGGAGAACCTGGGCCGCGAGGAGTTCGGAGAGGACGAGCGCATGCCCTACTGGGCGGAGCTGTGGCCCGCGAGCATGCTGCTCTGCCGCTGGCTGGGGCGCAACCGGGAGCTGGTGCGCGGCAAGGCCTGCCTGGACATCGGGTGCGGGCTGGGGCTCACGGGCATCGTGGGCGCGTGGCTGGGCGCGCGGGTGGTGGGCATGGACCACCAATGGCCCGCGGTCTACTTCAGCCGGGAGAACGCGCGCTTGAACGGCGTGGACGGGCCGCTCTGGACGCGCATGGACTGGTGCGCCCCGGCCTTCAAGCCCCGGGCCTTCGACGTGATGTGGGGCGGCGACATCGTTTACGAGACGCGCTTCTACCACCCCCTCACCCGGCTCTTCCGCGACCACCTGGCCCCGGGCGGGCGCATCTGGCTGGCGGAGCCCCGGCGCAGCGTCTCGCGTCCCGTGTGGGAGCGCCTGGCGGGCGACGGCTTCGCGGTGCGCAAGCTCCTCACCGAGCCCGTGCCCGT